In Leishmania mexicana MHOM/GT/2001/U1103 complete genome, chromosome 20, one genomic interval encodes:
- a CDS encoding putative deoxyhypusine synthase, protein MLTSAPAPKPTKKDSAASRQKSASKNTGAAVKAGSSARVAASGAAESPKQSSAQVHGVDFQSLVHATQEETLRAVVSSLPTTGLQATQIGRARQLVQQILHHRSPEDRVFLAYTSNMISCGLRDTFTYLARERLVDCFISSAGGIEEDVIKCGGSTLLGQFGLDGRALRRRGINRIGNLLVPNDNYCWFEDFFTPVLESVREAQRASRWKTHTAPSEIIEAMGATIAKNHPDTCSSSLVYWCYRNKISVFSPAFTDGSMGDMIYFYNFSHKGLVVDPLEDVVRLRKLAAKGSGRNLAIVLGGGLPKHHLLRNVSMDAVVMVTTGLEADGCVSSGVLADDVACGLLREETEIVRVQGDATVVFPLMLIAEEAATLERAAA, encoded by the coding sequence ATGCTTACCTCTGCTCCAGCGCCAAAGCCGACCAAGAAGGACTCCGCTGCGTCCCGTCAGAAATCGGCGTCGAAGAACACGGGAGCCGCTGTCAAGGCTGGCTCATCAGCGAGAGTTGCAGCATCAGGTGCCGCTGAGTCGCCAAAGCAGAGCTCTGCACAGGTGCATGGCGTCGACTTCCAGTCGCTGGTGCATGCGACGCAGGAGGAGACTCTCCGCGCTGTTGTGTCGAGCCTGCCCACGACTGGCCTGCAGGCTACCCAGATTGGCCGTGCACGCCAACTCGTGCAGCAGATTCTTCATCACCGCTCACCGGAGGACCGTGTCTTTCTCGCCTACACATCCAACATGATCTCATGTGGTCTTCGGGACACGTTTACGTACTTGGCTCGCGAGCGGCTGGTGGACTGCTTCATCTCGTCCGCCGGCGGCATCGAGGAGGACGTTATAAAGTGTGGTGGCAGCACGCTACTCGGTCAGTTCGGTCTGGACGGgcgagcgctgcgccgccgcggcatcaACCGCATCGGCAACCTTCTCGTGCCAAACGACAACTACTGTTGGTTTGAAGACTTCTTCACACCTGTGCTGGAGTCGGTtcgggaggcgcagcgggcgTCGCGATGGAAGACGCACACAGCCCCGTCCGAGATCATTGAGGCCATGGGCGCCACCATCGCAAAGAACCACCCCGACACGTGCAGCTCCAGCCTGGTCTACTGGTGCTACCGGAACAAGATCTCCGTCTTCTCGCCAGCCTTCACAGATGGCTCGATGGGAGACATGATTTACTTCTACAACTTCTCGCACAAGGGGCTCGTCGTGGACCCCCTGGAGGACgttgtgcggctgcgcaagCTGGCAGCGAAGGGAAGTGGCCGCAACTTGGCCATcgtgctcggcggcggtCTTCCCAAGCACCACCTTCTGCGCAATGTGTCGATGGACGCTGTTGTCATGGTGACAACAGGACTAGAGGCCGATGGCTGCGTCAGCTCCGGCGTTCTCGCTGACGACGTGGCGTGCGGCCTGCTCAGAGAGGAAACGGAGattgtgcgcgtgcagggcGATGCCACGGTGGTGTTCCCGCTGATGCTGATTGCAGAGGAGGCTGCCACCCTggagagggcagcagcgtaA